One Oncorhynchus mykiss isolate Arlee chromosome 25, USDA_OmykA_1.1, whole genome shotgun sequence genomic window, ttaaatagttttttcccctcatcaatctacacacaatacaccataatgacaaagtgaaaacaggtttttagacatttttgcatgaAAATAaacgaaatatcacatttacatgagtattcagtcccgttactcagtactttgttgaagcacctttggcagcaattacagcctcgagtcttcttgggtatgaagctacaagctcagcaaacctgtatttggggagtttctgccattcttctctgtagatcctctaaagctctgtcaggttggatggggagcgtcactgtaCAGCGTcacagggttgttgtcctgttggaagctgaaccttcgccccagtctgaggtcctgagcgctctggagcaggttttcatcaagtatctctttgctccattcatccttccatcaatcctgactagtctcccagtccctgcctctgaaaaacatccccacagcatgatgctgctaccaccatgcttcactgtagggatggtgccaggtttcctcaagacatgacgcttggcactcaagccgaagagttcaatcttggtttcatcagaccagagaatcttgtttctcatggtctgagagtcctttaggtaccttttggcaaactccaagcaggctattgtgtgccttttactgaggagtggcttccatctggccactctaccctaaatgcctgattggtggagtgctgcagagatggttgtccttctggaaggttctcccatctccacagaggaactctagagctctgacaGAGTGACGGTCAGACTCTtcgtcacctcactgaccaaagcccttctccccagattgctcagtttggccgggcggccagctctaggaagagtcttggtggttccaaacttcttccatttaagaatgatggaggccactgtgtttttgaggacctttaatgctgcagaaatgttttgatacccttccccagatctgtgccttgacacaatcttgactcggagctctacggacaattcatctgaactcatggcctggtttttgctctgacatgcattttCAACTGTGGGatattatatagacagatgtgtgcctttccaaattatctttccaaatcatgtccaatcaattgaatttaccaaaggtggattctaatcaagttgcagaaacatctcaaggatgatcaatggaaacaggatgcacctgagctcaatttagattttttttagcaaagggtctgaatactgatgtaaaaaaggtatttctgttttttacttgcaaaaaaatcattttttttctctcgctttgtcattatggggaattgtgtagattgatgagaaaaaaaatctgtaacgtaacaaaatgtggaaaaagttaaggggtctgaatactttcagaatgcactttATACTACATAGATTTGTTTTGTTTGTGAAGAGGAAAAatgatgtatgtgtgtgggtttgtgtttctgtgtctttatttgtgtgtgtgtgtgtgtgtgtagctggatGAGCACCGGGGTGACCAGAAGCAGCTGAAGTTTCTGCAGAAGAAGCTTCTCCAGGTGATGAAAGAGAAGGACCAGCTCCAGAGTGAACACAGCAGGGCTGTTCTGGCCCGCAGCAAGTTGGAGTCCCTGTGTAGGGAGCTGCAGAGACACAACAAGACCCTCAAGGTGAGCCTCTCATTGTAGCATGATTTACACTACATGACACTacactacaaaagtatgtggacacctgctcgtcgaacatctcattccaaaatcatgggcattaaaatggagttggtcctccctttgctgccataacagcctccactcttctgggaaggctttccactagatgttgaaactgtcacgacttcctccgaagtcggctcctctccttgttcgttcgtcgtcaccggctttctagccatcgccgctgcATTGTTcatttatccatttgttttgtcttgttttgcacacctggtttacattctctaatcacactgcatgtatttattcctctgcccccccccccccccatgtctttgtgtgaaattgtttgtgtgttaagTGTTTTGTAACGCGCCAGGTTGGCGTGCGTTATTTCCGTGTATTTTCACGAAGCTTGTTTGAATTGTTAAACATTTACGATTTGTGACTGTTTTTGTGCGCTTTACACTTTGCCTTGTTGGCTGGAGGTTTTTGAAGCAGCTGCGCCCGTCTGTAATCTTTCTCCTGCCaaaataaagtgtgcgcctgttcctgcacctgacttcaccacAAGTACGCACACGCCTGacaggaacattgctgctgggactttcttccattcagccacaagaaaatgagtgaggttgggcactgatgttgggcgatatggcctggctcgcagttccaattcatcccaaatttGTTCGATAAGGTTGAGGtgggggctctgtgcaggccagtcaagttcttccacaccgatctcaacaaaccatttctgtatggacctcgctttgtgcacgggggaattgttatgctgaaacaggaaaaggcctttgccaaactgttgccacaaagttgcaagcacagaatcgtctagaatgtcattgtttgctgtagtgttaagatttcccttcactggaactaaggggcctaccccaaaccatgaaaaacagccacagaccattattctcctggcatctgccaagcccagattcgtccgtcggactgccagattgtgaagcgtgattcatcaatcTAGAGAacccgtttccactgctccagagtccaatggcggtgagctttacaccactccagccgacgcttggcattgagcatggtgatcttaggcttgtgtgcggctgctcggccatggaaacctatttcatgaagctcccgacaaacagttcttgtgttgatgttgcttccagaggcagtttggaatacGGTCGggagtgttgcaatcgaggacagacgatttttaggTGATACGTGCTTCagtactcggcggtcccgttctgtgagcttgtgtggcctaccaattcgcggcttagccgttgttgctcctacacgtttccacgtcacaataacagGACTTACACTTGCAGGGCATAAATTTGAGTGactgacttgatggaaaggtggaatcctatgacggtgccacgttgaaagtcattgagctcttcagtaaggccattctactgccaatgtttgtctatggagattgtatggctgtgtgcttgattttatacacctgtcaacaacaggtgtgtctgaaatagccaaatccactaactCCACTATCCACTGACTAGTACCGCCAACCAGAATTGCATCAAATACTACTTTGAAATAACTGAACTGCTATTGATTTACTTTGCCCTTTAAAATGGAACCAATGGATTAGCCTTGAATGTTCAAACATCAAGCTAAATCAAAGTGTATCTCAAATACTTGTACATATTTATTTGATCCGGGTCTGATGCAACAACTAGTGGCCCTCACTAAGTTAAAATGTTATGGCAGGTGTATGGTTAGTATGTAAATACACTGTCTGTGTATTCACTCCTTACACGAGTTTGTCTGGGAGTCCAACTGGCATACttttccctatgtaatgcactacttttgaccagaaagtagtgcaatacatagggaataaggtgccattggGGACAAACCCTAATGGTGCATCATCTTGTATTCTGTGATTGTTCAGGAGGAGACCCTCCAGAGGTGTAGGGAGGACGACCTGAAGAGGAAGGACATCACCACTCACTTCCAGAGCACGCTGACGGACATCCAGGTCCAGATCGAGGAGCACAGTACCCGCAACACCAAGCTGTGTCAGGAGAACAGTGACCTGGCAGAGAAACTCAAGAGCCTCATCTCCCAGTACGACGCAAGAGAGGCGGTACGGAGCCCTGTTACAAACGTTCTGGATATTGTAGTGCAGTTTAAACTGAATGTGTttacttacagtaccagtaaaatgtttgcacacagctactcattcagtgttatacatagtagaataatagtgaagaaatcaaaactatgaaataacacatgtggaatcatgtagtaaccaaaaaagtgttaaacaaatccaaatatattttctatttgagattcttcaaagtagccatcctttgccttgaaaacagctttgcacactcttggcattctctcaaccagcttcatggggaatgcatttcaactgtcttgaaggagttcccacatatgctgagcacttgttggctgcttttccttcattctgtggtccaacttatcccaaaccatctcaattgggttgaggtcgcatgattgtggaggccagattatctgatgcagcgctccatcactctccttggtcaaatagcccctacacagcctggaggtgggttttgggtcattgtcctgttgaaaaacaaatgatagtcccactaagtgcaaaccagatggaatggtgtatcgctgtagaatgctgtggtagccatgatggttaagtgtgccttgaattctaaataaatcactgacagtgtcaccagcaaaacacccccacacatcacacctcccctccatgcttcacggtgggaaacacacatgcagagatcatctgttcacaaaggaattctaaataaatcactgacagtgtcaccagcaaaacacccccacacatcacacctcccctccatgcttcacggtgggaaacacacatgcagagatcatctgttcacctactcacAAAGTCACCTCACAAAGACatcatctcacaaagacatggtggttggaaccaaaaatctcaaatttggactcatcagaccaaaggacagatttccacctgtctaatgtccattgcttgtgtttcttggcccaagcaagtctattattcttattggtgtcctttagtagtggtttctttgcagcaattcaaccacgaaggcctgattcaagcaggcttctctgaacagttgatgttgagatgtgactgttacttgaactctgaagcatttatttgggctgcaatttctgagtctggtaactctaatgaacttatcctctgcagcagaggtaactctgggtcttcctttcctgtggcggtcctcattagagccagtttcatcatagcgcttgacgatttttgcgactgcacttgaagaaactttcaaagttctttacattttctgcattgactgaccttcatgtcttcaagtaatgatggactgtcgtttctctttgcttttaccaaatagggctatcttctgtatatcacccctaccttgtcacaacacaactgattggctcaatgcattaggaaggaaagaaattccacaaattaacttaaaaaggcacacctgttaattgaaatgcattccaggtgactacctcatgaagctggttgagagaatgccaagaatgtacaaagctgtcatcaaggcaaatggtggctactttgaagaatctcatattattctacaatgtagaaaaatagttttaaaaaaaaccTTGTAAGTAAGTGTTtggccaaacttttgactggtactgtctattaacacacaatcacacatgtATTTTAAATAGTGTTTTTCATTACAATGATAATCTCAAAGATGctttaaaataaatcaaatgttacaATGTTAGTATTAAATTGTACACAACTTTTGTGTATTTTTCTAACATCCATCACACACACTTCACATCACACACATTTCACACACTTATAATCAATCCAATACTCAACTGAGATAGAAACCCATCATGATTGAACACAACAGGCCCATGCAACAATAGGGGTCACTGTGTGACAATATAAGCTTGCTCCTCCTTGAGTCAAGGCCATGCTCAGTGGTTCATTTGTCTCATTTCTCATTATTGTTAGTGTCTGATGAGCTTGGCTCGGGTTATGGGATGTCAAAGTTCACATTTCAAGCAAAAATATTACCACTAGGAATACACCAATGATACAAACCAGCCATTGCCACTCTTTTCCTGTGGAAACGCTGTGTAGTGTTTGTCTCAGTGAAAGTGGCCCAATCTACCTGTTGTTACCTCACAGAACCTGGAAAAGGTGTTTAAACATAGAGACCTGCAGCAGAAGCTGTTGGAAACTAAACTTGAACAGGCAAACATGATCAttgcagagggagaggagaagcaCAAGCGAGAGAAAGACCACGTAAGTTAGCATCTTGCAGCACTTGACTGACTTAATAGATTTTTACAcaatttaaaaatattttattttcaggtCATATTGACTATGAGAAGAGTTTCATCACATACAGTGTATTCATATGCTGTCTATTATTGAAGATCAGTGCATGGAATAAGCTACACACATTAAAAAACATAATGGAAAAATGTTATTCAGTGACAAGGCAAAGAATTCACAACTGATATATTTTCATTTTACATTTTTTGAAGTTGATAAATAAGGCTGCACGGTCGCAGGTGAAGGTGCAGATTCTGAAAGAACAAGAGGAAGGGATGCAGGCCCAGGTAAATGGAGACGGtttctttatctctgtctttcttccctctctctctctctcccctctttctctctctgtctgtctcccctaccctctctctctctcttttacatactgctgcacacactTAACTTTCTCATTTCTCCCTCCAGATTTCCATGTACTCCGAAAAGTTTGATGAAATCCAGGGGACGGTGTCAAAGAGCAATGGAGTGTACGCCAGCTTCAGACAGGACATGGAGAAGGTAGCCAAATGCTTACTCTCAGTATATCTCCTATAGTGATGACCTTATGTATAATCTTATGAGACCAATGGTGTTGCCATGGCACAAATACATTCCATTtatttataccatggcattgttgaatactaatATCTGATTGGCTCTAAGGGCATTCTAGAGCTTGCATTATTGAAGTGACAATGTCcgagaagctggtgtttggaggatattggTATGGGTGTTGTTAGAGCAAACCGTGCCAATACATCttccaaacaccggctttgagggcattatcactttcatacaacgggttaccaacatattcaaataataattgacgtattttcattaaaaacgttatttttatgaatttattcatactatttcatccaaAAGATATAGTCCCGACTCACAAATGTAGGGTTGTTACcaaagccggctggtcgttcgttctattggtacggttgccagagacacgacccagtcgttcagtctttttgttctgtatctatggacgggacccagtcgttggttctaaatgttacattgccatactggctggcgaCGTTCTCATCCCTTGTTTGCTAGCTACTTACAGTCACGTAAAAAAGTACAGCCAGAAAAAACGctaagtagctgcatttgcatttgtttaagctgttttctagtgacatttatttgggtacatccataacaatgaccTAATGAGGTGCGATTTCGGCTGGCATAGAAAATCTGCAAACTTGTCTTGTTCAggggagctagccaacaacacagctaacacaatcacttcgaactgaagctggaaagactgcaaactagctgcacttggTTTtgatgatgccagctgattcatgattttgactggctgagaaacgctgcctgcctgtgtgtctcatccagacacgttcattactatgggacagctggagatcgaatttgaatattgaaacaatgttgcaaaggTCGGAGAGACAGAAAACAAGGTTTAAACAAATTTCCGCTGTTGAAcgctaaatgttagtctaaaagaaatgtgagataatgtctagatgcctTTTGTAGTGCAGATCAAGTTTATAATTtccctggctgggctgatgagacagtggattgtaaATAgacattttaacgtcatagatttagccggtggtaacttgtggaatagacaccggctggaatgtgtTTTCTTAATTAAAAgaatatccaattggtagttacagtcttgtgccatcgctgcaactcccctacggactcgggagaggcgacggtCGAGAGCCACGAGagcctccgaaacatgaccctgccaagccgcactgcttcttgacacactgctcgctaaacccggaagccagcctgcaccaatgtgttggaggataCACCGTACAACTGTTGTTGACCGAagtcagcatgcactgcaccaGGCTCACCataaggagtcactagagcgcaatgggacaaggacatcctggcaggccaaaccctcccctaagccggatgacgctgggccaattgtgcgccgcctcatgggtctcccggtcacagccggctgcaacacagcctgggatcgaatcTGGGTCTGTATATGTCAGACCCAGAGGCTGGAAAGCAGTTTTAACCAtacagcattcaggattagaaccATGGGTATAATACCCATTATGAACCGGGTGGTTTGAgccatgaatgctgattggctgatagcgtggtatatcagacagtataccacgggtatgacaaagcatttatttttacttCTCTAAATAGGTTGGTAACcattttataatagcaataagacacctcatggctttgtggtatatggtcaatatacccccccccccccccccgtgccttATTTCTTAAATAAAGCACGGTAGATGCATGGTAGGTGGctatagttcattcttacatgttctttgtttgagctgcttttgaaagcaaaagtcaaattgaaaacattattggcattgtCAAATTCGATattcataatagcaagctaggacagatggtttggttagctaaactagcagcTGACAGTTACTGTCGTATCTAGTATACTTGTGAGCTATTTCAGTAGATGTTTAACAGATTTCTACGTGCAAATGAACAAATTTCTAGCggcaaatgtgttcaattatagccATTGTATAACAGCGATAATCAACTCTgggctctatgcgttctctggaaaataatgcaactccgtgGAAGGTTGGTTGAACTCTGCAAGCGTGTCGTGGAACATACCTTCCACGGAGTTCATTATTTTCCGTAGAGCGCATAGCCCcttgttgattatcccttacttTTAAATTGAActgtcttttttttgttgtcttgtaGATGTCCAAGAAGATGAGGAAGCTGGAGAAAGAGTCTATCCAATGGAAAAGCCGTTTCGAGGGCTGCAACAAAGCTCTTATCGACATGCTCACAGACGTAAGACACCATACGCGTTTCATCCATTACCCAGTGTGCTTTTATGTTCCCCCTCTATCAAAGACATGAAAGACAAACAAGCAACAAAGACTTAAATATGACTGTAGATCTTCTTTGACTCATGGTGGAGATCGTGTttgcgtaccaaatggcaccctattccctcgtgcagtgcactactcttgaccataGCCCTATTTGCTATAgacaccacatagggaatagaaGGACATTTGGGATGATGGCTGTGATTTATCTTGACGAATCTCACCCTATATCTTTTTACCCCATTCAGAAAACTTTGAAGGAGAAGGAGTTTGAGCTGTTCACCTTGAAGACTCAGAAGCTGGAGAAACTGTGCCGGGCactgcaggaggagaggaacagtctcTCTCATAAGCTCCAGGAAGCCAATCCAGCGGCTGCCACCAGTGTAGTGGAGACAAAAGAGAAGGAGAATCCAGGGGTACCTGCTACTGAAAAGCCCAGTGAGACACCCTCTGAAAAGCCGAGGGCTACTGAACCCCCTGCTCCTGAAACCCCTGCTCCTATAGAGACCCCCGCAGTCGTAACCCCTGTTCTTATAGAGACCCCCGCAGTCGTAACTCCTGCTACTGAAAATCCCGCTCCTGCAACCCCCCTGACCAGAGAGCTGGCTGACCTGAAGGCCCAGAAGGCCCGTCTACAGGAGATTCAAATGTCCTTCACCCTTTCCAACGTCGTGCCGCCTGAATTCTTTGAcaacgaggaagaggaggagaccacCACAGAGCCACATGGACACACTGAGGCCCCAGAGGCCAGTAACGAGGCAACCAAGGCCCCAGAGAAGAATCACATAGAGGGGTGTAACGGAGACAAGACAGCAGCTGAAGAAGACGAAGCCCAGGAGCAGAGAGATAGGGATATGGAGTCAGTTGACTAGACTAGGGTCGGTGTAGTTACAGTAAGTTACAATCAGAGATGGAGACCATGTGATCATAACTTGTTTGAATGGAATTtttaacaataaacaataaaaacgTGTTCTTGTCCATTCATAAATCATTTATATTCACTTGTGTGCTGATACTAAATTAAAGCCCAGTCTTTCAGGCACTGGTGATGCAGCTTCTAGCCTACATAGATTAAATGATTATTATTGTACGTGATTACCAGATATGTTTACAAACAATAAAATACATGGATTATTATTCACCACCAGCCTCTTTGTGAACAAGAAAAAGGAAGCTGAGGAACTATGGACGAGAAACTACCAGTTAGACATCTAGCAATGCTACCTTTCCTAATGAGAACCATTAACTTTGAATGTAAACACCTTTGTGAGATCAACTTTATTAGAGCCAATGCATTTAGTAATAATCAACTTTATCTCATTCATCACATTATATTAACCTTTGAACAGCACACACAGAAGTTACACAGATTATCTACTGTTAttgctctctatctcgctctacATGTAAGGAAATGCAGAATGTTGTTGAGGACTTTATACAGCTGGGAGTAggctgatatacagtaccagtcagaagggtttttctttatttttaaacattttctacattgtaaaataatagtgaatacatcaaaactatgaaacaacatagaatcatgtagtaataaccaaaaaagtgttaaacaaatgaaaaatatattttatatttgagattcttcaaagtagccaccctttgccttgatgacagctttgcacactcttggcattctctcaaccagcttaacctggaatgcttttccaaccgtcttgaaggagttcccacatatgctgaggacttgttggctgcttttccttcattctgcggtccgactcatcccaaatcatctcaattgggttgacgtcgggggattgtggaggccaagtcatctgatgcagcactccatcactctccttggtcaaatagcccttacacagcctggaggtgtgttgggtcattgtcctgttgaaaaacaaatgatagtcccactaagcgcaaaccagatgggatggtgtatcgctgcagaatgctgtggtagccatgatggttaagtgtgccttgaattctaaataaatcactgacagtgtcaccagcaaagcacccccacacattacacctccccctccatgcttcacggtgggaaccacgcatgcagagatcatccgttcacctactctgcatctcacaaagacacggcggttggaaccaaaaatctcaaatttggactcatcagaccaaaggacagatttccaccagtctaatgttcattgctcgtgtttcttggcccaagcaagtatcttcttcttattggtttattttcagcaattcgaccattcAGCAATTCGACCAATTCGACCATGTCTCCtcttaacagttgatgttgagatgtgtctgttacttgaactctgtgaagcatttatttgggctgcaatttctgaggctggtaacgctaatgaacttatcctctgcagcagaggtaactctgggtcttcctttcatgtggcggtcctcatgagagccaggctactttgaagaatctcaaatataaaataagttttgatttgttcaacacttttttggttactacatgattccacgtgttat contains:
- the txlnbb gene encoding taxilin beta b; protein product: METCQVSGQGEPAQGQGQVDLTEDLSKQLEDIISTYQEASEEPTEQEEVEEEALKEQVTKKSSAKDQKLEKKMLKSLGKEAMLLMQSLNKLGTPEQKLEAIIKKHAELLDEHRGDQKQLKFLQKKLLQVMKEKDQLQSEHSRAVLARSKLESLCRELQRHNKTLKEETLQRCREDDLKRKDITTHFQSTLTDIQVQIEEHSTRNTKLCQENSDLAEKLKSLISQYDAREANLEKVFKHRDLQQKLLETKLEQANMIIAEGEEKHKREKDHLINKAARSQVKVQILKEQEEGMQAQISMYSEKFDEIQGTVSKSNGVYASFRQDMEKMSKKMRKLEKESIQWKSRFEGCNKALIDMLTDKTLKEKEFELFTLKTQKLEKLCRALQEERNSLSHKLQEANPAAATSVVETKEKENPGVPATEKPSETPSEKPRATEPPAPETPAPIETPAVVTPVLIETPAVVTPATENPAPATPLTRELADLKAQKARLQEIQMSFTLSNVVPPEFFDNEEEEETTTEPHGHTEAPEASNEATKAPEKNHIEGCNGDKTAAEEDEAQEQRDRDMESVD